The Ostreibacterium oceani region CCACATTTGCCCAAGTCAATATCAATACTGCGACGGTTGAGGAATTATCGGCACTATCTGGCATTGGACAAAGCAAAGCCGAAGCAATCATTGAATACCGCGAAGCAAATGGTCAGTTTCAAAACGCAGATGCACTGACTAACGTCAAAGGCATTGGCGAAAAAACAGTAGACAAAATTCGTAATAACCTGACGGTCGAAGGGAAAACAGACCTCACTAAACTTAAATAAAAACAATTAATTAATTTAATCAATAGCAACCCGCCACATAAGCATCAGCGTGGCGGGTTTTTCATTTAATTACAGTCACATGGAATGGCCACCTGATAATTATTACGGCATTCAGAAACTGGCTGGTATTGCCGTTGGTGTCGTATTCGGTAACGTATTAGAGGTTTTTAAGCGGCGTGTTAATCAGCTGGTCACGGGCGTTGTAGTTCCACTGCCCTGCATTCGTATTAGTACCCGCATTATTGCCCAGCAATTCACTCAAGCGATTACCCACCCTGTCATACGAATCCGACCCCTTTGATTTTGCTCGGTACTTAAAATTAAATGCCTCTTCATTATATTGAGGTATCAACATAACTACTATACTTGAAAATGTGCCGTTAAGAATTCGCTCAAAATGTTCATTTATAAAGATAAAATGCGATTTTTCACTCATTTTCGCCTTGTCTATTCTGTGTTCGCTGCGTTATTCTGAG contains the following coding sequences:
- a CDS encoding ComEA family DNA-binding protein codes for the protein MKKFLLTLLLSAYSAATFAQVNINTATVEELSALSGIGQSKAEAIIEYREANGQFQNADALTNVKGIGEKTVDKIRNNLTVEGKTDLTKLK